In Ruminiclostridium papyrosolvens DSM 2782, the following proteins share a genomic window:
- a CDS encoding YibE/F family protein, which yields MEAHNFKKLINKKTLIYISTIVISIVLLYIGYRVTTNNLDMFKGVDGVEAQSASVIKIIKTSKTEYNLGGGTPNKGKNIAFSAKLLSGKDKGKQINALQTIDPFSSGSQKEIEPGDKVILYKLDNKDSEYAWVMAEYHRTNALLVLGIAFFVLLLIFGRSKGFNTILSLIFTFAAIFAVFVPAVLQGFNIYIWSIITCLFIICMTLLIVYGPSKKSLAAGIGCMVGVLVSGILITIMDKVLKLTGFVSEESLYLLRINPNHPIDLKAIIFASILIGAIGAIMDVSMSIAASLAEMQEKLEYTPFSLLVKSGIAIGKDIMGTMANTLILAYIGSSLSVVLLLVSYNSSLLELLNKEMIVVEILQSLVGSIGILFTMPLTSLVCGYLYSERVKLPPADTSDFDMTKSTENVDYNDGWK from the coding sequence ATGGAAGCACACAACTTTAAAAAGCTTATAAACAAAAAAACGCTCATATACATCTCTACTATCGTTATTTCCATCGTACTGTTATACATAGGATACAGGGTTACCACCAACAATCTCGATATGTTTAAAGGTGTTGACGGTGTTGAAGCCCAGAGTGCAAGTGTTATTAAAATAATTAAAACAAGTAAAACCGAATATAATCTTGGAGGAGGTACCCCAAACAAGGGTAAGAACATTGCTTTTTCGGCAAAACTTTTATCCGGTAAAGACAAAGGCAAGCAGATTAATGCACTTCAAACTATAGACCCATTTTCAAGCGGCTCGCAAAAAGAAATTGAACCGGGAGATAAAGTAATTCTGTATAAACTCGACAACAAAGATTCTGAGTACGCTTGGGTCATGGCAGAATACCATAGAACTAATGCGCTTTTGGTGTTGGGAATCGCTTTTTTCGTCCTGCTTCTGATATTTGGAAGATCCAAAGGTTTCAATACAATATTATCGCTTATATTTACATTCGCAGCCATATTTGCAGTATTTGTCCCCGCAGTATTACAGGGCTTCAATATTTATATCTGGTCAATAATAACCTGCCTGTTTATAATCTGTATGACTTTACTTATAGTATACGGCCCCAGCAAGAAAAGTCTTGCAGCTGGTATTGGTTGTATGGTAGGTGTCCTCGTATCCGGAATTTTAATTACAATTATGGACAAGGTCTTAAAGCTCACAGGCTTTGTCAGCGAGGAATCCCTCTATCTGTTGCGTATTAATCCAAACCACCCCATTGATTTAAAAGCAATAATATTTGCCTCAATCCTTATAGGAGCAATCGGAGCCATAATGGATGTATCGATGTCTATTGCAGCTTCACTTGCTGAAATGCAGGAAAAACTGGAGTATACTCCCTTCAGTCTTCTGGTCAAATCTGGAATAGCTATTGGAAAGGATATAATGGGAACAATGGCCAACACACTTATACTTGCTTATATCGGCAGTTCCCTGTCCGTTGTTTTGCTTTTGGTTTCATATAACAGCTCACTTTTAGAGCTGCTTAACAAGGAAATGATAGTCGTGGAAATTCTTCAATCGTTGGTAGGAAGTATAGGTATTCTTTTTACAATGCCTCTGACCTCCCTTGTTTGCGGGTACCTGTATTCTGAAAGAGTTAAACTCCCACCGGCAGATACTTCCGACTTTGATATGACAAAATCCACTGAAAATGTTGACTACAATGACGGCTGGAAATAA
- a CDS encoding DMT family protein, with the protein MSSIIKFWPFLLLVVSNIFMTFAWYGNLKFKDSSTSLPLIILISWGIAFFEYCLMIPANRLASKNFDTAQLKIIKEVISLVVFGVFSVLYLKESFKLNYILSFICILGAVFFAFKKF; encoded by the coding sequence ATGTCTTCAATTATTAAATTCTGGCCTTTTTTACTTTTAGTAGTTTCAAATATTTTTATGACATTTGCTTGGTATGGCAATCTTAAATTTAAAGATAGTTCAACCTCACTTCCCCTTATTATATTAATAAGCTGGGGTATAGCATTTTTCGAATACTGTTTAATGATACCTGCTAACAGACTGGCGTCAAAAAATTTTGACACAGCTCAACTTAAAATTATAAAAGAAGTAATATCACTTGTAGTATTTGGTGTTTTTTCAGTACTTTATCTTAAAGAAAGCTTTAAACTCAATTATATCTTATCTTTTATATGTATTCTAGGTGCAGTTTTCTTTGCCTTTAAAAAGTTTTAA
- a CDS encoding EAL domain-containing protein, with translation MTLKNIKKIILAGFAVVIFILFFGSTFVEAVNKEVIEDARPKKNILILHSYNEGLAWTSDQNTGIIETIDKEYPNASTYVEYMDWKNYPTSSILSFLTDNFEFKYKHKHLDLIITTDDAAFKFALLNRKQLFSDAPIVFSGVNQENISEIAGSYKNYTGVIEKIDPTETFRIALRINPRLKKVYVVFDNSESGLSTGNLVMDKVKEMNLEPIPMNRMSFQEVLQQVSKLDNTSIVFFATYYSDGNGKMLEFNLAAREISKYTSVPLYHQYDFGLNKGAFGGELLSGRLCGNYAAELAIRILKGEAASDIKIISPKATRVVFDYEQMKRFEVPAWKLPKSAEIINKPFSFFETYKRLVLVVIGAFAVLTLFLIILLVHIRKIKIIRKQLYQSNEELTQTYEELVASDEELKHQLDEIRFIQKSLTQSEEKYTYLALHDILTGLPNRRSLLEDSDRLLEGNSGKKLALLFIDMDNFKYINDTMGHEFGDELINKASQRLKTALKDFGILYRLSGDEFILLIHDIENKFKAEEFMCQILESFKDEFEIRNSVLHITFSIGAALYPDHGNRIEDLIKCADIAMYKAKEQGKNRYVLYDKDMDKAFSERMIIEKLLHTAMEKGEFEVHYQPQFDIQTQKVTGLEALLRWKSSELGNVSPVKFIPVAEDTHLIIPLGEWVLNQACIFIKELHDKGLKDLTVSVNISTIQILQSGFTQKIIDIIDSYKLNPECIELEITETILIESFTTVLKKLNKLKGMGIRIALDDFGKGYSSLNYLKQLPISTLKIDKSFIDSVSTDEEGRTITRHIITLGRSLGMTIIAEGVEYTEQLEYLKKYNCDRIQGYLFSKPLPGEEVKKLLNV, from the coding sequence ATGACACTAAAAAATATAAAAAAGATTATTTTGGCGGGCTTTGCAGTTGTAATTTTTATATTGTTTTTTGGAAGTACATTTGTAGAGGCAGTAAACAAAGAAGTAATTGAAGATGCACGGCCTAAAAAGAATATATTAATATTGCATTCGTATAATGAAGGCTTGGCATGGACTAGTGATCAGAATACAGGAATAATTGAAACTATTGATAAAGAATATCCAAACGCGAGTACATATGTAGAATACATGGATTGGAAAAATTATCCGACATCCAGTATATTATCTTTTTTAACTGACAACTTTGAATTCAAGTATAAACACAAACATCTTGATTTGATTATTACTACTGACGATGCTGCTTTTAAATTTGCATTACTCAACAGAAAACAATTGTTTTCAGATGCGCCCATTGTTTTTTCAGGAGTAAATCAGGAAAATATTTCAGAAATTGCAGGAAGCTATAAAAATTACACCGGGGTTATAGAAAAAATAGATCCTACAGAAACTTTCAGAATAGCTTTGAGAATAAATCCTCGCTTAAAGAAAGTTTATGTGGTGTTTGATAATTCGGAAAGCGGTTTGTCAACAGGTAACCTGGTAATGGATAAGGTCAAGGAAATGAATCTGGAACCTATACCAATGAATAGAATGAGCTTTCAGGAGGTTTTGCAGCAAGTAAGTAAACTTGATAACACAAGTATTGTATTTTTTGCAACTTATTATAGTGATGGAAATGGAAAAATGCTGGAGTTTAATCTGGCTGCCAGAGAGATAAGCAAGTACACCAGTGTACCTTTATATCACCAATATGACTTTGGCTTGAATAAGGGGGCCTTCGGAGGAGAGTTGTTAAGCGGCCGGCTGTGCGGAAACTATGCAGCAGAGCTTGCCATCAGGATATTAAAGGGAGAAGCTGCTTCTGACATAAAGATTATATCACCTAAGGCAACAAGAGTAGTTTTTGACTATGAACAGATGAAACGTTTTGAAGTACCTGCTTGGAAATTACCTAAATCCGCAGAAATAATAAATAAGCCGTTTTCTTTTTTTGAAACATATAAGCGGTTGGTTTTGGTTGTTATAGGTGCTTTTGCAGTACTGACACTTTTTTTAATTATTTTATTGGTACATATAAGGAAAATCAAGATTATTCGTAAGCAGTTATATCAGAGTAACGAGGAACTTACACAGACATATGAAGAGTTGGTTGCTTCGGATGAAGAATTGAAGCATCAGCTGGATGAAATCCGTTTCATACAAAAAAGCCTGACCCAAAGCGAGGAGAAGTATACTTATCTGGCACTTCATGACATTCTGACAGGTCTTCCCAACAGGCGTTCTCTATTAGAGGATTCTGACAGACTTCTGGAAGGTAATTCAGGTAAAAAGCTTGCATTATTATTCATAGATATGGACAATTTTAAGTACATCAACGATACTATGGGACATGAGTTCGGCGATGAACTAATAAACAAAGCAAGCCAGAGACTGAAAACAGCCCTTAAGGATTTTGGTATACTCTATCGCCTCAGTGGCGATGAATTTATTCTGCTTATTCATGATATTGAGAACAAGTTTAAAGCAGAGGAGTTTATGTGCCAAATTCTTGAAAGCTTCAAGGATGAATTTGAAATCAGAAACAGTGTACTTCATATAACTTTCAGTATAGGAGCAGCTCTCTATCCTGACCATGGGAACAGGATAGAGGATTTGATAAAGTGTGCGGATATAGCAATGTACAAGGCCAAGGAACAGGGCAAAAACAGGTATGTGCTTTACGATAAGGACATGGATAAGGCGTTTTCAGAGAGAATGATTATAGAAAAGCTGCTGCATACAGCTATGGAAAAGGGAGAATTTGAGGTGCATTACCAGCCTCAGTTTGATATACAGACACAAAAGGTAACAGGACTTGAAGCTTTGCTCAGATGGAAAAGTTCAGAGCTTGGAAATGTTTCGCCTGTAAAATTCATTCCGGTTGCGGAGGATACTCATTTAATTATACCTTTAGGGGAATGGGTGCTGAATCAGGCTTGTATATTTATAAAGGAGCTGCATGATAAGGGGTTAAAGGACTTGACAGTATCAGTAAATATATCAACAATTCAAATTCTTCAGTCCGGCTTTACGCAGAAAATAATTGATATAATAGACAGTTATAAGCTCAATCCGGAATGTATTGAGTTGGAGATTACCGAAACTATTTTGATTGAGTCATTTACTACTGTTTTGAAAAAGTTAAACAAGTTAAAAGGAATGGGCATAAGGATAGCATTAGATGATTTTGGTAAGGGTTATTCTTCGTTGAATTATTTAAAACAGCTTCCAATATCAACGTTAAAAATTGATAAGTCTTTTATTGATAGTGTTTCAACAGATGAGGAGGGCAGGACCATTACTCGTCATATAATCACACTGGGAAGATCGTTAGGGATGACGATAATTGCCGAAGGTGTAGAATATACAGAACAATTGGAATACCTTAAAAAATACAATTGTGACAGGATTCAGGGATATCTCTTCTCAAAGCCTTTGCCGGGAGAAGAGGTTAAAAAGCTGTTAAATGTGTAA
- a CDS encoding DUF134 domain-containing protein, which translates to MPRPKKCRRVGFIPGNVCFHPEIKSQVQVVLSIEEVEAIRLADYLEIGQDEAAVSMNVSRGTFQRIINSARKKTADALVHGKTIRIDGGNYQVESGKSCCRRQRRECSTINCDRCEGCIDCHKPTNI; encoded by the coding sequence ATGCCAAGACCCAAAAAATGCAGAAGGGTTGGTTTTATACCGGGTAATGTATGCTTTCATCCCGAAATCAAAAGTCAGGTGCAGGTTGTTTTGAGTATTGAGGAGGTTGAAGCCATCAGACTTGCAGACTATCTGGAAATAGGTCAGGATGAGGCAGCAGTTAGTATGAATGTTTCCAGAGGAACTTTTCAGCGGATAATTAATTCTGCAAGGAAAAAGACGGCAGATGCGCTGGTACACGGGAAGACTATCAGAATTGACGGTGGAAATTATCAGGTAGAGTCAGGCAAAAGCTGCTGCAGAAGACAAAGAAGGGAATGCAGCACTATAAATTGTGACAGGTGTGAAGGGTGTATTGATTGTCACAAACCAACAAATATATAA
- a CDS encoding iron-sulfur cluster carrier protein MrpORP has translation MADNGCGCGGTDCGSSDCGGSCPSGGGRPQSFLEKTHELNSIKRVIGVVSGKGGVGKSLVTSTLSIMMRRKGYEVGVLDADITGPSIPKIFGINQKAQGSELGIYPQTSPNGIKVMSVNLMLDQDDAPVIWRGPMIAGVVKQFWTDVIWGEVDYLFLDMPPGTGDVPLTVFQSIPLDGIVIVTSPQDLVSMIVKKAYNMAREMNIPILGIVENMSYLKCPDCGKEINIFGKSKIDEIAAGLELKVLGKMPIDPSIAELCDMGELEKVNHEHLADAVSYIENKLPVGKENEIMKIAIATEGNNISSHFGKCEHFTVVEIENKSVKNKEVISTEGNQHALLPGFLASRGIKTVIAGGMGDGARQNLEENNIQIISGISGNIDETIQVYIDGNLKSTRSGCSGHGHSHGHNHGEGGCNCGNH, from the coding sequence ATGGCAGATAACGGATGTGGTTGTGGCGGAACAGATTGCGGCTCAAGTGATTGCGGAGGAAGTTGTCCTTCAGGAGGAGGCCGTCCACAGAGTTTTTTAGAAAAGACACATGAACTCAATTCAATCAAAAGAGTTATTGGTGTTGTAAGCGGTAAAGGTGGAGTAGGAAAATCTCTTGTAACTTCAACCTTGTCAATAATGATGAGAAGAAAAGGTTATGAGGTGGGAGTCCTGGATGCGGATATTACAGGGCCTTCAATACCCAAAATTTTCGGAATTAATCAAAAGGCACAGGGAAGTGAACTGGGTATTTATCCCCAAACATCCCCAAATGGTATCAAAGTAATGTCAGTTAACCTTATGCTTGATCAGGACGATGCTCCGGTTATATGGAGAGGCCCAATGATAGCAGGAGTTGTAAAACAATTCTGGACTGATGTAATATGGGGTGAAGTGGACTATCTGTTTCTGGATATGCCTCCGGGAACAGGGGATGTTCCTCTGACGGTTTTCCAATCAATTCCTTTGGATGGGATAGTTATTGTTACTTCCCCTCAGGATCTGGTTTCCATGATAGTTAAAAAGGCCTACAACATGGCAAGGGAAATGAATATCCCTATTCTAGGGATTGTTGAAAATATGAGCTATTTAAAATGTCCTGACTGTGGTAAAGAAATAAATATTTTCGGCAAGAGCAAAATCGATGAAATTGCAGCAGGCTTGGAGCTCAAAGTACTTGGTAAAATGCCGATAGATCCGTCTATTGCAGAATTATGTGACATGGGTGAACTTGAAAAAGTAAACCATGAACATTTGGCAGATGCTGTATCTTATATTGAAAATAAATTACCTGTTGGGAAGGAGAATGAAATTATGAAAATTGCAATTGCAACTGAAGGAAACAATATTTCCTCTCATTTTGGAAAGTGTGAGCATTTTACAGTAGTTGAAATAGAGAATAAATCTGTAAAGAACAAGGAAGTAATTAGTACAGAAGGAAATCAACACGCTCTGCTTCCGGGTTTTCTGGCTTCGCGGGGTATAAAAACCGTTATAGCCGGGGGAATGGGAGATGGTGCAAGACAGAATCTTGAAGAAAATAATATTCAGATTATATCAGGAATCAGCGGAAATATTGATGAAACAATACAGGTTTATATTGACGGGAACCTGAAATCAACAAGGTCCGGATGCTCAGGACATGGACATTCACATGGACATAATCACGGTGAGGGCGGCTGCAACTGCGGAAACCATTAA
- a CDS encoding YeiH family protein, with protein MVWIRKNIAGILLALVIALAATWLGGIFPIIGGPVFGILLGIIINNTIGKPAWSVSGVKFTSKKILQYAIILLGTGLSLTQVWKTGLESLYVMLFTLSFAFISAYGFGKLLKVPFNLTSLIGVGTAICGGSAIAAVSPIIEAEEKEVAYSISTIFFFNILAVLIFPPLGHLLGFSDTAFGLWAGTAINDTSSVVAAGYAYSNAAGAYATIVKLTRTTMIIPISLIYAAVTIIRKRKAAKHDDTVTYSFKRIFPWFIAGFLAASLLNTLGVFNSSAASFLSGTGKFFIVMALSAVGLNANFKEMLKTGLKPLLLGLLVWFTVTIVSIGVQFMTGQI; from the coding sequence ATGGTATGGATAAGAAAAAATATTGCCGGAATACTACTGGCTTTGGTCATAGCACTTGCTGCCACATGGCTTGGAGGTATATTCCCGATTATAGGAGGACCGGTTTTCGGGATACTGCTGGGTATAATAATTAATAATACAATAGGAAAACCTGCTTGGTCTGTCAGTGGAGTTAAATTTACTTCAAAAAAAATTCTTCAGTATGCAATTATTTTACTTGGAACGGGTTTAAGTCTCACACAGGTATGGAAAACAGGGCTTGAATCCTTATATGTAATGTTATTTACACTTTCTTTTGCTTTTATTTCAGCCTACGGCTTCGGCAAACTGCTCAAAGTACCTTTTAATCTTACAAGTCTAATCGGAGTAGGAACAGCCATTTGTGGAGGATCAGCCATAGCTGCGGTATCTCCCATAATTGAAGCCGAAGAAAAGGAAGTTGCATATTCCATATCAACTATTTTTTTCTTTAATATTTTAGCCGTATTAATTTTCCCTCCACTTGGCCATTTGCTGGGTTTTTCCGATACAGCCTTTGGTTTATGGGCCGGAACAGCCATAAATGACACTTCTTCCGTTGTAGCAGCAGGTTATGCTTACAGCAACGCAGCGGGAGCATATGCCACAATAGTAAAGTTAACCCGTACTACAATGATTATACCAATATCATTGATTTATGCAGCAGTTACAATAATCAGAAAAAGAAAAGCTGCAAAACATGACGATACGGTAACCTACAGCTTCAAACGTATTTTCCCTTGGTTTATCGCCGGATTTCTTGCAGCATCACTCTTAAATACACTTGGGGTATTTAACAGTTCGGCGGCTTCATTTCTTTCAGGCACCGGTAAGTTTTTTATAGTTATGGCTTTATCTGCAGTGGGACTAAATGCAAATTTTAAGGAAATGCTAAAAACCGGCCTAAAACCTCTTCTTCTGGGGTTACTGGTATGGTTTACGGTAACAATCGTCAGTATTGGAGTTCAGTTTATGACCGGGCAGATATAA
- a CDS encoding LysR family transcriptional regulator, with translation MIDPKITTFIWAAKLNSFTKAAQMLNLTQPAVTQHIKQLEGHYKVNLFNKVGRQIHLTEEGELLFDYAKEIEANSLFIERTLHNKSALNKRYNVGTTLTIGEFVLPHILGQYKIQHENIDVIVHVYNTDENLKRLTSGELDLSIVEGLFDKSRFKYKKMRDDELVLVASPASTFARKGEVSLEDVAYSGKLILRENGSGTRRVFENKMTDIGLSLADLKVYMEVGSIGAIKSLVQANLGYTVVSREAVKKEVREGLLVVVPIQGIKIMREFNFIFMDMSQNSFIQEFVEYIMNFGENRQ, from the coding sequence ATGATAGACCCTAAAATTACTACTTTTATTTGGGCAGCAAAACTAAACAGCTTTACTAAAGCTGCACAAATGCTTAATCTGACACAGCCGGCGGTTACACAACATATCAAGCAACTGGAGGGACACTATAAGGTTAATTTATTTAACAAAGTAGGAAGACAGATACACCTGACAGAGGAAGGAGAGCTTCTTTTTGATTATGCAAAAGAGATTGAGGCCAATTCATTGTTTATAGAAAGAACACTGCATAATAAATCGGCGCTGAACAAGCGATATAATGTGGGAACTACTCTTACAATCGGTGAATTTGTACTTCCCCATATACTGGGACAATATAAAATACAGCACGAAAATATTGATGTTATAGTTCACGTTTACAATACAGATGAGAATTTAAAAAGGCTTACCAGCGGGGAACTTGATTTGAGCATAGTTGAAGGACTTTTTGACAAAAGCAGATTCAAATATAAAAAAATGAGAGATGATGAGCTTGTCTTGGTGGCTTCCCCAGCAAGTACTTTTGCAAGAAAAGGAGAAGTAAGCCTTGAAGATGTTGCGTATAGCGGAAAACTCATTTTGAGAGAAAATGGCAGCGGAACAAGAAGGGTATTTGAAAACAAAATGACAGACATTGGTCTTAGTCTTGCTGATTTAAAGGTTTACATGGAGGTGGGAAGTATAGGTGCCATTAAATCATTGGTTCAGGCCAATCTGGGATATACGGTAGTTTCAAGGGAAGCAGTCAAAAAAGAGGTGAGAGAAGGATTGTTGGTTGTAGTACCTATCCAAGGAATAAAAATAATGAGAGAGTTCAATTTTATATTTATGGATATGAGTCAAAATTCATTTATACAGGAATTCGTGGAATACATTATGAATTTTGGAGAAAATAGGCAATAA
- a CDS encoding 4Fe-4S binding protein: MNTIKSFVHKWIWLMLILFCIGGLIYPRVGIAAIICMLAPVAVSVFRGREWCGNFCPRGSFNDILLSKISRNKKIPRIMKNKWFRLLFVVVLMGAFAVQLSLAWGNMVQVGQVFVRMILITTGLTIILGIVYSQRAWCVICPMGTMASLVTRTGSGSKGKNVTFDKQRCVSCNLCTKSCPMEIEVLKYKSKGEVTHPDCLKCGKCVIKCPKDALKL, translated from the coding sequence ATGAACACAATAAAAAGTTTTGTACACAAATGGATTTGGTTGATGCTTATTTTATTTTGTATTGGTGGGCTGATATATCCCAGGGTGGGTATTGCTGCAATTATATGTATGCTGGCTCCTGTAGCGGTATCAGTCTTCAGAGGAAGAGAGTGGTGCGGAAATTTCTGCCCCAGAGGAAGCTTTAATGATATATTGCTTTCTAAAATAAGCCGAAACAAAAAAATACCCAGGATAATGAAAAACAAATGGTTCAGATTGTTGTTTGTTGTAGTACTTATGGGAGCTTTTGCGGTACAATTATCATTAGCATGGGGTAACATGGTACAGGTTGGACAGGTATTTGTCAGAATGATATTAATAACCACCGGACTAACAATAATTTTGGGGATTGTTTACAGCCAAAGAGCATGGTGTGTTATTTGTCCCATGGGTACAATGGCCTCATTGGTTACTCGCACCGGCAGTGGTTCAAAAGGCAAGAATGTAACTTTTGATAAGCAAAGATGTGTCAGCTGTAATCTTTGTACAAAATCCTGTCCCATGGAAATAGAAGTACTTAAATACAAAAGCAAGGGAGAGGTTACACACCCAGACTGTCTGAAATGCGGTAAATGTGTAATAAAGTGCCCGAAAGATGCACTAAAATTATAA
- a CDS encoding C-GCAxxG-C-C family (seleno)protein, with protein sequence MSAIEAKKNYIGANGSRMNCAQAVLSAFKEKYNIEEDLVERFRNYGGGRAPEGLCGAYYAVKYILSNYDDEKVAELENYFLENAGALQCSNIKGLKKLSCVGCVEKSSEFLEKHG encoded by the coding sequence ATGTCAGCTATTGAAGCTAAAAAAAATTATATAGGTGCTAACGGCAGTAGAATGAATTGCGCACAAGCAGTACTCAGCGCATTTAAAGAGAAATATAACATTGAAGAAGATTTGGTGGAACGCTTCAGAAACTATGGAGGGGGCAGGGCTCCGGAAGGACTTTGCGGTGCTTACTATGCAGTTAAGTATATTTTAAGTAACTACGATGATGAAAAGGTTGCGGAGCTGGAAAACTATTTTCTTGAAAATGCCGGAGCTTTGCAATGCAGCAATATAAAAGGGTTAAAAAAGCTTTCCTGTGTGGGTTGCGTTGAGAAAAGCTCTGAATTTCTTGAAAAACATGGATGA
- a CDS encoding PrsW family intramembrane metalloprotease, with translation MTQAKRKYWLRVLFVGFIVYAATIFAFMLTGNINLFPSIVLIGNFLVPVAFVSFFYEKREWFSVNMSATAMCFFFGGALGTIAASLLEPVFISELTFTTAFTVGIIEELTKLIGVFLIARHRRYNSMLDGIILGSAAGMGFAAFESTGYAFTAFLQSGGSLTHTVFITLLRGITSPVGHGTWTAILSSVLLRESVQGKFFINGKVIKAYITVVVLHGLWDGFPLVINYIFPWTYSVITGQILLGLTGLYILYKRWRESKLEFSEKGL, from the coding sequence ATGACTCAAGCAAAACGCAAATACTGGCTTCGTGTACTTTTTGTAGGATTTATAGTTTATGCAGCTACAATTTTTGCTTTTATGTTAACAGGCAATATTAATTTGTTTCCCAGTATAGTTCTTATAGGAAATTTTTTGGTGCCTGTGGCTTTTGTCTCCTTTTTCTATGAAAAAAGGGAATGGTTCAGTGTTAATATGTCTGCTACAGCCATGTGCTTTTTCTTTGGCGGAGCATTAGGAACTATCGCCGCTTCACTGCTGGAGCCTGTTTTCATCAGTGAACTGACCTTTACAACGGCTTTTACAGTGGGTATTATTGAGGAACTCACAAAGCTTATCGGTGTATTTCTTATTGCAAGACATAGACGTTATAATTCAATGTTGGACGGGATTATTCTGGGCTCTGCAGCAGGAATGGGCTTTGCAGCCTTTGAAAGCACCGGATATGCATTTACTGCTTTTCTGCAAAGTGGTGGAAGCCTGACACACACCGTTTTTATTACTCTTTTACGTGGAATTACATCCCCGGTAGGTCATGGTACCTGGACCGCCATACTATCCAGCGTTCTTTTGCGAGAAAGTGTGCAAGGAAAATTCTTTATCAATGGAAAAGTTATTAAGGCATATATTACGGTTGTTGTTTTACATGGTTTATGGGACGGGTTCCCATTGGTAATCAATTATATTTTCCCTTGGACATATTCCGTTATTACTGGGCAGATATTGTTGGGCTTAACCGGCCTTTATATTCTATACAAACGTTGGCGAGAATCAAAACTGGAATTTAGTGAAAAAGGGTTGTAG
- a CDS encoding TetR/AcrR family transcriptional regulator, with protein sequence MARNKYPEETREKILQVAQRLFYEKGYDNTTIQDIIDGLGGLTKGVIYHHFKSKKDILEQVINRIGLPEGQENWYENWQGENGLAKIKNQLKLSVQNLEKNAILYSAEILAKSPRMIGELYLESMNGVARCLQTYVEEGIADGSIQTAYPKEFAEFGILVMNLWLGLNIARSSREELENKLLFLRILFESLNVPLIDDELVSNVFHLFDFINDRK encoded by the coding sequence ATGGCAAGAAACAAATATCCCGAGGAAACAAGGGAGAAAATACTGCAGGTTGCTCAGAGACTTTTCTACGAAAAGGGTTATGACAACACCACCATACAGGACATTATAGATGGTCTGGGAGGTCTTACTAAGGGAGTGATTTACCATCATTTCAAATCCAAAAAGGATATACTGGAACAGGTAATAAACCGGATTGGACTTCCCGAAGGACAGGAAAATTGGTATGAAAATTGGCAGGGCGAAAACGGACTTGCAAAAATTAAGAACCAGTTAAAGCTGTCTGTACAAAATCTGGAGAAAAATGCCATTCTTTATTCTGCGGAAATTTTGGCGAAAAGTCCGCGTATGATTGGAGAACTTTATCTGGAAAGTATGAACGGTGTTGCGCGGTGTCTGCAAACCTATGTCGAGGAGGGTATTGCGGACGGTTCTATCCAAACTGCCTATCCAAAAGAATTCGCCGAGTTTGGCATCTTGGTCATGAATCTATGGCTGGGTTTGAATATTGCCCGTTCCTCCAGAGAAGAGCTTGAAAACAAACTGCTCTTTCTTCGGATTTTATTTGAAAGCTTGAATGTGCCATTGATAGACGATGAGTTGGTTAGCAATGTATTTCACTTGTTTGATTTTATTAATGACAGGAAATAG